One genomic region from Arthrobacter sp. FB24 encodes:
- a CDS encoding SDR family NAD(P)-dependent oxidoreductase, which yields MASKRDVLRGRVAVVTGSTRGLGFAMARLLGHQGAAVVLASRSDVDVAAAVEALHAEGIAASGRSCDTGELADVEALRDEALRRGRLDIWVNNAGVSGVFGPTASTPVDDFTRVVRTNILGTFHGSRVALPVFLGQGRGDLVNVYGQGDQGPVALQNAYASSSVGSASSPRRCGWRPGAPASGCMA from the coding sequence ATGGCTTCGAAACGAGACGTCCTCCGCGGACGTGTTGCGGTCGTAACTGGCTCGACACGCGGCCTGGGGTTTGCCATGGCCCGGCTCCTGGGGCACCAGGGCGCTGCGGTGGTGCTGGCGTCCAGGTCGGACGTCGATGTCGCGGCCGCCGTCGAGGCCCTGCACGCGGAAGGGATCGCAGCCTCTGGACGTTCCTGCGACACCGGTGAGCTGGCAGACGTCGAAGCCCTGCGCGACGAGGCCCTGCGCCGCGGGAGGCTCGACATTTGGGTCAACAATGCCGGAGTCTCCGGTGTCTTCGGGCCCACGGCGTCCACGCCGGTGGACGACTTCACCCGAGTGGTGCGCACGAACATCCTTGGCACGTTCCACGGGTCGAGGGTTGCGCTGCCAGTCTTCCTCGGCCAGGGCCGGGGCGACCTTGTCAACGTTTACGGCCAAGGCGACCAGGGGCCGGTGGCGCTACAGAACGCATATGCGTCAAGCAGCGTTGGGTCCGCCAGTTCACCGAGACGTTGCGGCTGGAGACCAGGGGCACCGGCGTCCGGGTGCATGGCATGA
- a CDS encoding VOC family protein — protein MTERTYPQGVPCWIDTEQPDVEAAAEFYSGLFGWTFEDVMPPGAPGRYLIAKLDGQDVGGVAGTQGGAAVWSTYIAVEDADAAVQRLVAAGAAVRSAPADAGEGGRSAVLADPEGAEFRIWQARRRLGAQVVNLPASWNFSDLHTADPGAAIAFYEDAFGWQVDDLRFAKMIRRPGYGDHLEATADPGIRARQSGLAAPPGFEDAIAWVAATAPDEAPHWHVSFTVADRDRTVSEAQRLGAQVLRQNDTAWTRTALIRDPQGAEFTASQFTPPPG, from the coding sequence ATGACTGAACGGACCTACCCGCAGGGCGTCCCATGTTGGATCGATACCGAGCAGCCTGACGTCGAGGCAGCCGCAGAGTTCTACTCCGGACTCTTCGGCTGGACATTCGAGGACGTCATGCCGCCTGGAGCGCCGGGCCGCTACCTGATAGCAAAGCTCGACGGCCAGGACGTCGGTGGGGTTGCCGGCACCCAGGGCGGTGCCGCGGTGTGGAGCACCTACATAGCCGTCGAGGACGCGGATGCCGCAGTGCAGCGGCTGGTTGCTGCCGGTGCCGCGGTGCGATCGGCGCCTGCCGATGCGGGCGAAGGCGGCCGAAGTGCGGTGTTGGCCGACCCTGAGGGTGCCGAGTTCCGCATCTGGCAGGCCAGACGACGCTTAGGGGCACAAGTGGTCAACCTGCCGGCGTCCTGGAATTTTAGCGACCTCCACACTGCCGACCCCGGCGCGGCCATTGCGTTCTACGAGGATGCGTTCGGTTGGCAGGTCGACGACCTTCGCTTCGCGAAGATGATCCGCAGGCCAGGTTATGGCGACCACCTTGAGGCGACAGCGGATCCGGGCATCAGGGCGAGGCAGTCCGGGCTGGCAGCCCCGCCCGGTTTCGAGGACGCGATCGCCTGGGTCGCTGCCACGGCCCCCGATGAAGCGCCCCACTGGCACGTCTCGTTCACCGTCGCCGACCGGGACCGGACGGTGTCTGAGGCTCAGCGACTCGGCGCCCAGGTCCTTCGCCAAAACGACACCGCGTGGACGCGCACGGCACTGATCCGCGACCCCCAGGGAGCGGAGTTCACTGCCAGCCAGTTCACGCCCCCGCCGGGATGA
- the nrdF gene encoding class 1b ribonucleoside-diphosphate reductase subunit beta → MTEKVKLLSHVEAINWNRIQDDKDVDVWNRLVNNFWLPEKVPLSNDVQSWATLTPDEQQLTMRVFTGLTLLDTIQGTVGAVSLIPDAITPHEEAVYTNIAFMESVHAKSYSSIFSTLASTKEIDEAFRWSTENANLQKKAQIVMDYYQGDDPLKRKVASTLLESFLFYSGFYLPMYWSSRAKLTNTADLIRLIIRDEAVHGYYIGYKFQKGLEKVSEEKRQEIKDYTFELLFELYENEVQYTHDLYDSVGLAEDVKKFLHYNANKALMNLGYEAMFPASVTDVNPAILSALSPNADENHDFFSGSGSSYVIGKAVNTEDEDWDF, encoded by the coding sequence ATGACCGAGAAGGTCAAGCTGCTTAGCCACGTCGAGGCCATCAACTGGAACCGCATCCAGGACGACAAGGACGTGGATGTCTGGAACCGCCTGGTCAACAACTTCTGGCTGCCGGAGAAGGTGCCGCTGTCCAACGACGTCCAGTCGTGGGCGACGCTGACGCCGGACGAGCAGCAGCTCACCATGCGTGTGTTCACCGGCCTGACCCTGCTGGACACCATCCAGGGCACCGTCGGCGCCGTCTCGCTGATCCCGGACGCGATCACCCCGCACGAGGAGGCCGTGTACACGAACATTGCCTTCATGGAGTCCGTGCACGCCAAGAGCTACTCGTCCATCTTCTCCACGCTGGCCTCCACCAAGGAGATCGACGAGGCGTTCCGCTGGTCCACCGAGAACGCGAACCTTCAGAAGAAGGCGCAGATCGTCATGGACTACTACCAGGGCGATGATCCCCTGAAGCGCAAGGTGGCTTCCACGCTGCTGGAGAGCTTCCTGTTCTACTCGGGCTTCTACCTGCCGATGTACTGGTCCTCACGGGCCAAGCTGACGAACACGGCAGACTTGATCCGCCTGATCATCCGCGATGAGGCCGTGCACGGCTACTACATCGGCTACAAGTTCCAGAAGGGCCTGGAGAAGGTCTCCGAGGAAAAGCGCCAGGAAATCAAGGACTACACCTTCGAACTGCTCTTCGAGCTGTACGAAAACGAAGTCCAGTACACGCACGACCTCTACGACTCCGTCGGCCTGGCCGAGGACGTCAAGAAGTTCCTGCACTACAACGCCAACAAGGCGCTGATGAACCTGGGCTACGAAGCCATGTTCCCGGCGTCCGTCACCGACGTGAACCCGGCCATCCTTTCGGCCCTGTCCCCGAACGCCGACGAGAACCACGACTTCTTCTCGGGCTCGGGTTCGTCTTACGTAATTGGTAAGGCTGTCAACACTGAGGACGAGGACTGGGACTTCTAG
- the nrdE gene encoding class 1b ribonucleoside-diphosphate reductase subunit alpha — protein sequence MPEGQGPRAGAAVEKTAEKSALPAAYKGLGYHELNAMLNLYGPNGEIQFEADREAAHQYFLQHVNNNTVFFHDLEEKLDYLVKNQYYERETLDQYTMNFIRELFNRAYKKKFRFETFLGAFKFYTSYTLKTFDGKRFLERYEDRVCMVALHLARGDEQLALQMVDEIIEGRFQPATPTFLNAGKKQRGELVSCFLLRIEDNMESIGRSINSALQLSKRGGGVAFALTNIREVGAPIKQIENQSSGVIPVMKLLEDSFSYANQLGARQGAGAVYLHAHHPDIYRFLDTKRENADEKIRIKTLSLGVVIPDITFELAKRDEDMYLFSPYDVERVYGMPFSDVSVTEKYYEMVDDSRIKKTKIKAREFFQTLAEIQFESGYPYIMFEDTVNRENPIDGKIIMSNLCSEILQVSQPTTYHDDLSYDQTGKDISCNLGSLNIAKTMDSPDFGLTIETAIRSLSAVSDMSNITSVPSIARGNDQSHAIGLGQMNLHGYLARERVHYGSEEGLDFTNIYFYSVVYHAVRASNKLAIQTGQTFGGFEKSKYASGEFFDKYTDQEWVPQTEKVAELFKNIHIPTQDDWRELKASVMEHGIYNQNLQAVPPTGSISYINNSTSSIHPVASKIEIRKEGKLGRVYYPAPYLTNDNLEYYQDAYEIGYEKVIDTYAAATQHVDQGLSLTLFFKDTATTRDINKAQIYAWKKGIKTIYYIRLRQLALEGTEVEGCVSCML from the coding sequence ATGCCTGAGGGTCAAGGTCCCCGCGCGGGGGCCGCCGTCGAAAAGACCGCAGAGAAGTCCGCGCTGCCCGCCGCCTACAAGGGGCTGGGCTACCACGAACTGAACGCCATGCTGAACCTGTACGGGCCGAACGGGGAGATCCAGTTCGAGGCGGACCGCGAGGCCGCGCACCAGTACTTCCTGCAGCACGTGAACAACAACACCGTGTTCTTCCACGACCTGGAAGAGAAGCTCGACTACCTGGTGAAGAACCAGTACTACGAGCGCGAGACCCTCGACCAGTACACGATGAACTTCATCCGCGAGCTCTTCAACCGTGCGTACAAGAAGAAGTTCCGTTTCGAGACCTTCCTGGGCGCCTTCAAGTTCTACACGTCCTACACACTGAAAACGTTTGACGGCAAGCGCTTCCTGGAGCGCTACGAGGACCGCGTCTGCATGGTTGCCCTGCACCTGGCCCGCGGCGACGAGCAGCTTGCCCTGCAGATGGTGGACGAAATCATCGAAGGCCGCTTCCAGCCGGCCACCCCCACGTTCCTGAACGCCGGCAAGAAGCAGCGCGGCGAGCTGGTCTCCTGCTTCCTGCTCCGCATCGAAGACAACATGGAGTCGATCGGCCGTTCCATCAACTCCGCCCTGCAGCTGTCCAAGCGCGGCGGCGGCGTGGCGTTCGCGCTGACCAACATCCGCGAAGTCGGCGCCCCGATCAAGCAGATCGAAAACCAGTCCTCGGGCGTCATCCCCGTGATGAAGCTCCTCGAGGACAGCTTCTCCTACGCCAACCAGCTCGGTGCCCGCCAGGGCGCCGGCGCGGTCTACCTGCACGCCCACCACCCGGACATCTACCGGTTCCTGGACACCAAGCGGGAAAACGCGGACGAGAAGATCCGCATCAAGACCCTCTCACTCGGCGTCGTGATACCGGACATCACCTTCGAGCTGGCCAAGCGCGACGAGGACATGTACCTGTTCTCCCCGTACGACGTCGAACGCGTCTACGGCATGCCGTTCTCCGACGTCTCGGTCACCGAGAAGTACTACGAGATGGTGGACGATTCCCGGATCAAGAAGACCAAGATCAAGGCGCGCGAGTTCTTCCAGACGCTAGCCGAGATCCAGTTCGAATCCGGCTACCCGTACATCATGTTCGAGGACACCGTTAACCGCGAGAACCCGATCGACGGCAAGATCATCATGTCCAACCTGTGCTCCGAGATCCTCCAGGTTTCGCAGCCCACCACGTACCACGATGACCTGTCCTACGACCAGACCGGCAAGGACATCTCCTGCAACCTGGGCTCGCTGAACATCGCGAAGACCATGGATTCGCCGGACTTCGGCCTGACCATCGAGACGGCCATCCGCTCGCTCTCGGCTGTTTCTGACATGTCCAACATCACCTCGGTGCCGTCCATCGCCCGCGGCAACGACCAGAGCCACGCCATCGGCCTGGGCCAGATGAACCTGCACGGCTACCTGGCACGGGAGCGGGTCCACTACGGTTCCGAAGAGGGCCTGGACTTCACCAACATCTACTTCTACTCGGTGGTGTACCACGCGGTCCGCGCCTCCAATAAACTGGCCATCCAGACCGGCCAGACCTTCGGCGGCTTCGAGAAGTCCAAGTACGCCTCGGGCGAGTTCTTCGACAAGTACACGGACCAGGAGTGGGTGCCGCAGACCGAGAAGGTCGCGGAGCTGTTCAAGAACATCCACATCCCCACCCAGGATGACTGGCGCGAGCTGAAGGCTTCCGTCATGGAGCACGGCATCTACAACCAGAACCTGCAGGCCGTTCCGCCGACGGGCTCGATCAGCTACATCAACAACTCCACCTCCTCGATCCACCCGGTGGCGTCCAAGATCGAAATCCGCAAGGAAGGCAAGCTGGGCCGCGTGTACTACCCGGCGCCGTACCTGACGAACGACAACCTGGAGTACTACCAGGACGCGTACGAGATCGGCTACGAGAAGGTCATCGACACCTACGCCGCTGCCACGCAGCACGTGGACCAGGGCCTGTCCCTGACGCTGTTCTTCAAGGACACCGCCACCACGCGCGACATCAACAAGGCCCAGATCTACGCCTGGAAGAAGGGCATCAAGACCATCTACTACATCCGTCTCCGCCAGCTCGCGCTGGAAGGGACCGAGGTGGAGGGCTGCGTCAGCTGCATGCTGTAA
- the nrdI gene encoding class Ib ribonucleoside-diphosphate reductase assembly flavoprotein NrdI gives MAAPALADAPLAADAVNTTPMNRTSSHLIYFSSASENTRRFVEKLGRDAARIPLHQREAELVASEPFVLVVPTYGGTGGEGSVPKQVIRFLNNPQNRALIRGVIGAGNTNFGDNYCMAGDIIAFKCQIPHLYRFELMGTPEDVRLVNQGLDKFWTLLSQTQK, from the coding sequence ATGGCAGCGCCGGCACTTGCCGATGCGCCGCTCGCAGCAGATGCTGTGAATACGACGCCCATGAACCGGACATCCAGTCACCTCATCTACTTTTCCTCGGCTTCCGAGAACACCCGGCGCTTCGTTGAGAAGCTCGGCCGGGATGCAGCCCGGATCCCCCTGCATCAGCGTGAAGCTGAACTCGTAGCCTCCGAGCCTTTCGTCCTGGTGGTTCCCACCTACGGAGGAACCGGCGGCGAGGGCTCAGTGCCGAAACAGGTGATCCGGTTCCTCAACAACCCGCAGAACAGGGCCCTGATCCGCGGGGTGATCGGCGCAGGAAACACGAATTTCGGGGACAACTACTGCATGGCGGGCGACATCATCGCCTTCAAATGCCAGATACCGCACCTCTACCGCTTCGAACTCATGGGGACGCCTGAAGACGTCCGCCTGGTAAACCAAGGATTGGACAAGTTTTGGACACTACTGTCGCAGACACAGAAGTAA
- the nrdH gene encoding glutaredoxin-like protein NrdH, whose protein sequence is MTVTVYTKPACVQCNATYRALDKKGITYQSVDISQDADALERLKALGYMQAPVVVTDQDHWSGFRPDKIEELALSAAASVA, encoded by the coding sequence ATGACCGTTACGGTTTACACGAAGCCGGCCTGTGTTCAGTGCAACGCAACATACCGCGCGCTGGACAAGAAGGGCATCACCTACCAGAGCGTCGACATCTCCCAGGACGCGGATGCCCTCGAGCGCCTGAAGGCCCTCGGCTACATGCAGGCCCCCGTCGTGGTCACGGACCAGGATCACTGGTCAGGCTTCCGCCCGGACAAGATCGAGGAGTTGGCGCTGAGCGCAGCCGCCTCAGTGGCCTAG
- a CDS encoding SAM-dependent methyltransferase yields the protein MTAPLADTIAEVLRPVVGGELPVRLKVWDGSEAGPADAPVVRLKAPGAIRRLLWAPGELGAAQAYVTGELDVDGDLNLALEHLWKVVRERGLSGIRPTPAVLAGVGRIARAAGAVGTPPQPPASQARVKGRLHSILRDRAAISHHYDLSNEFYGLILDPQMAYSSAYWTDSSENYGLEDAQRDKLDLVCRKIGLKAGMRLLDVGCGWGSLSLHAAQHYGAHVVGVTLSTEQKAFIDARIRERGLEDRVDIRVQDYREIPDGPFDAVASLEMGEHVGQRNYPVYAAALFNNVVPGGRVLIQQMSRRGKHPGGGPFIESFIAPDMHMRPVGETLGFLEDAGLEVQAVEAMRTDYVRTLEAWYANFEANQEAAVDMMGEEIVRVWRLYLVGALRSFAEGRMGVEQILCSRPAPHG from the coding sequence ATGACGGCGCCGCTCGCGGACACCATCGCCGAGGTCCTGCGCCCGGTGGTCGGCGGTGAACTGCCCGTCCGGCTCAAGGTGTGGGACGGCAGCGAAGCAGGCCCGGCCGACGCTCCGGTGGTGCGGCTGAAGGCGCCCGGTGCCATCCGCCGGCTGCTGTGGGCGCCGGGGGAGCTCGGGGCCGCCCAGGCGTACGTCACCGGTGAACTGGACGTCGACGGCGACCTGAACTTGGCCCTGGAGCACCTGTGGAAGGTAGTCCGGGAACGCGGACTCTCCGGGATCCGGCCCACACCGGCCGTCCTCGCAGGCGTGGGCAGGATCGCACGGGCGGCAGGCGCCGTCGGGACTCCGCCGCAACCGCCGGCCAGCCAGGCCCGGGTGAAGGGAAGGCTCCACAGCATCCTCCGTGACCGGGCGGCCATCAGTCACCACTACGACCTCAGCAACGAGTTCTACGGCCTCATCCTGGATCCCCAGATGGCCTACTCCAGCGCGTACTGGACAGACTCCTCCGAGAACTACGGGCTGGAGGACGCCCAGCGGGACAAGCTGGACCTCGTCTGCCGGAAGATCGGGCTCAAGGCCGGCATGCGCCTGCTCGACGTCGGCTGCGGCTGGGGGTCGCTGAGCCTGCACGCAGCACAGCACTACGGTGCCCACGTCGTGGGTGTCACCCTGTCCACCGAACAGAAGGCCTTCATCGACGCTCGGATCCGCGAACGCGGCCTGGAAGACCGAGTGGACATCCGGGTCCAGGACTACCGCGAGATCCCGGACGGGCCGTTCGACGCCGTCGCCTCCTTGGAGATGGGCGAACACGTGGGGCAGCGCAACTACCCGGTGTATGCGGCGGCACTGTTCAATAACGTCGTTCCCGGCGGGAGGGTGCTGATCCAGCAGATGTCCCGGCGGGGAAAGCACCCCGGGGGAGGGCCGTTCATCGAATCCTTCATCGCACCGGACATGCATATGCGCCCGGTCGGCGAGACCCTGGGCTTCCTGGAGGACGCCGGCCTTGAGGTCCAGGCCGTGGAGGCGATGCGTACGGACTACGTGCGCACCCTTGAGGCCTGGTACGCCAATTTCGAGGCGAACCAGGAGGCTGCCGTCGACATGATGGGGGAGGAGATAGTGCGCGTCTGGCGGCTCTATCTCGTCGGTGCCCTGCGCAGCTTCGCTGAAGGCAGGATGGGCGTGGAACAGATTCTCTGCAGCCGGCCGGCTCCGCACGGCTGA
- a CDS encoding class I SAM-dependent methyltransferase: MTITEATGSAAGRGQGEGHAGRVPYSVPQPPVTIDAAIWPSIATTPDSLKARVAGRIADGIFRAAVRTLPLEVRYPDGTVLGKAAYDPAPGNPYPVMTLNRPDAFAARLGDGGLIGLGESYMAGDWDADDLTAVMEVFAARVGTLVPEPLQKLRALYLPRQPRRERNTEQNTRSNISRHYDLSNELFSSFLDSTMTYSSALFPERGDALRTVAWDGFAAAQQAKIDRLLDKAGVGEGTRVLEIGTGWGELALRAAARGATVYSVTLSSEQQELARQRVAEAGYADAVTIELKDYRAVEGEYDAVVSVEMIEAVGYEYWATYFQTIERVLAPGGKVAIQAITIAHDRLIATRTSYTWVHKYIFPGGVIPSVRAIEEITEKQTGLRVRERLAMGEHYAQTLRLWEERFMSRADEVAAMGFDAIFQRMWLFYLCYSRAGFETGYLDVQQIVLDHAASKRAAGGAAI; this comes from the coding sequence GTGACCATCACCGAAGCTACCGGATCCGCAGCGGGGCGCGGACAGGGCGAAGGCCACGCAGGCCGGGTTCCCTACTCGGTTCCACAGCCGCCCGTCACTATCGACGCCGCCATCTGGCCCAGCATCGCCACCACGCCGGACAGCCTCAAGGCACGGGTGGCCGGCCGGATTGCGGACGGCATCTTCAGAGCCGCCGTCCGAACGCTTCCGCTGGAAGTCCGGTACCCGGACGGCACCGTCCTCGGTAAAGCGGCATACGATCCGGCACCCGGCAATCCGTACCCGGTCATGACCCTGAACCGGCCGGATGCCTTCGCCGCCCGGCTGGGCGACGGCGGGCTGATCGGACTCGGGGAGTCCTACATGGCCGGCGACTGGGACGCCGACGATCTCACCGCTGTCATGGAAGTCTTCGCAGCCCGCGTCGGAACCCTCGTGCCCGAGCCCTTGCAGAAACTGCGCGCTCTCTACCTGCCGCGCCAGCCGCGCAGGGAACGAAACACCGAACAGAACACCCGCTCCAACATCTCCCGGCACTATGACCTCTCCAACGAACTGTTTTCCTCGTTCCTGGACAGCACCATGACCTACTCCAGTGCACTGTTCCCGGAGCGGGGCGATGCCCTGCGGACGGTCGCCTGGGACGGTTTCGCCGCCGCGCAGCAGGCGAAGATCGACCGGCTGCTGGATAAGGCCGGCGTCGGCGAGGGAACGCGCGTACTGGAAATCGGCACGGGCTGGGGCGAACTCGCGCTGCGTGCAGCTGCCCGCGGCGCCACGGTGTATTCGGTCACGCTCTCCAGCGAACAGCAGGAACTCGCCCGCCAGCGCGTGGCCGAGGCCGGCTACGCCGACGCCGTCACGATTGAGCTCAAGGACTACCGGGCGGTGGAAGGCGAGTACGACGCCGTCGTCTCGGTGGAAATGATCGAGGCCGTCGGCTACGAATACTGGGCCACCTACTTCCAGACGATCGAGCGCGTCCTCGCCCCCGGCGGGAAGGTGGCCATCCAGGCCATCACCATCGCGCACGACCGGCTGATCGCCACCCGGACGAGCTACACCTGGGTGCACAAGTACATCTTCCCCGGCGGCGTCATTCCCTCCGTCCGGGCCATCGAGGAAATCACCGAGAAGCAAACCGGGCTCCGGGTCCGCGAACGCCTCGCCATGGGCGAGCACTACGCGCAGACGCTGCGCCTCTGGGAGGAACGTTTCATGTCCCGCGCCGACGAGGTAGCGGCCATGGGGTTCGACGCGATCTTCCAGCGGATGTGGCTGTTCTACCTCTGCTATTCCAGGGCAGGCTTTGAGACCGGATACCTGGACGTCCAGCAGATTGTCCTGGACCACGCAGCATCCAAGCGTGCGGCCGGCGGAGCCGCAATATGA
- a CDS encoding DUF1365 domain-containing protein: MQRAAIYRTSIAHVRRTPLHNAFTYRSYSWYVDVDRLPSLPWPLRPLAGFRVADHLGDPAGSLRGNVERFLRTRGIELDGGRITMLASARVFGHVFNPLSLFWCHDASGGLRCVVAEVHNTYGERHCYLLETDHSGRASVPKAFYVSPFNDVEGQYRMKLPEPGERLAVSIVLEREGQKPFVATVDGERREASVPNILSAALAVPLAPLRVSAQIRWQGIKLWARRLPIIKRPQHPSQEAVQ; the protein is encoded by the coding sequence ATGCAACGGGCAGCCATCTACCGTACGTCCATAGCCCATGTGCGGCGAACACCCCTGCACAATGCGTTTACCTACCGCAGCTACAGCTGGTATGTCGACGTCGACAGGCTTCCGTCTCTTCCGTGGCCGCTCCGGCCGCTGGCCGGCTTCCGCGTTGCGGATCATCTTGGCGACCCGGCCGGGTCGCTCCGGGGCAATGTCGAACGGTTCCTGCGGACCCGGGGAATCGAACTCGACGGCGGCCGGATCACCATGCTGGCCAGCGCCCGTGTGTTCGGCCACGTGTTCAACCCGCTCAGCCTCTTCTGGTGCCACGACGCCTCCGGCGGCCTGCGTTGCGTGGTTGCGGAGGTCCACAACACCTATGGTGAACGGCACTGCTACCTGCTTGAAACGGACCATTCCGGCAGGGCCAGCGTTCCCAAAGCGTTCTACGTTTCCCCGTTCAACGACGTCGAAGGCCAGTACCGGATGAAACTTCCGGAACCGGGGGAGCGGCTCGCAGTATCCATCGTGCTGGAGCGCGAAGGCCAGAAGCCCTTCGTGGCAACAGTTGACGGCGAACGCCGCGAGGCATCGGTGCCGAACATCCTCTCCGCCGCGCTCGCGGTTCCGCTGGCGCCGCTCCGGGTGTCCGCGCAGATCCGCTGGCAGGGCATCAAACTTTGGGCACGTCGGCTGCCCATCATCAAACGACCACAACACCCTTCACAGGAGGCAGTACAGTGA
- a CDS encoding NAD(P)/FAD-dependent oxidoreductase → MSQAASIPDGRRVAVIGSGVAGLTAAYVLNQRDNVTLFEADSRLGGHAHTHDVGQEGGPDLGVDTGFIVHNERTYPTLLRLFAELGVETQDSEMSMSVRCDGCGLEYAGARAKGRGIIPRPSTLLRGRYLLMLLEVTRFHRRARALLAGASRGASGTGEPELTLGDFLAREKFSSYFISHFMTPVVSAVWSCDPATALAYPARYLFTFLAHHGLLGVSGSPQWRTVKGGSRTYVDKLAAALTDIRLSSPVASVRRHGDGVELTTAQGTENFDAVVIATHPAQALGMLADASSAEREALAGMPYSVNQTLFHRDEAVLPRIANAQASWNYRLPSCDARPDKVLVSYDMTRLQRLEPADGGRYIVSLGESELIADGTVLDRMVYEHPQYTPDSLRAQQQILTLGDERLAFAGAYHGWGFHEDGALSGVKAAARLGRNWEEQPVSDPGLESVAAEVA, encoded by the coding sequence GTGTCGCAAGCAGCAAGCATTCCGGACGGCCGGCGGGTGGCCGTCATTGGCAGCGGCGTGGCAGGACTGACCGCGGCCTATGTCCTGAACCAGCGGGACAACGTGACGCTATTCGAGGCGGACTCCCGGCTGGGCGGGCATGCCCACACCCACGACGTGGGGCAGGAGGGCGGCCCGGACCTCGGCGTGGACACGGGTTTCATCGTCCACAACGAACGTACCTACCCCACACTCCTGCGGCTCTTCGCGGAACTCGGCGTGGAGACCCAGGACTCCGAAATGAGCATGTCGGTACGCTGCGACGGCTGCGGCCTCGAATATGCCGGCGCCCGCGCCAAGGGGCGCGGCATCATTCCCCGGCCGTCCACCCTGCTGCGCGGCCGGTACCTGCTGATGCTGCTGGAGGTGACGCGCTTCCACCGCCGTGCCCGTGCCTTGCTTGCCGGGGCGTCCCGCGGTGCGTCCGGCACCGGGGAGCCGGAACTGACGCTGGGGGATTTCCTAGCCCGGGAGAAGTTCAGCAGCTATTTCATCTCGCACTTTATGACCCCCGTGGTGAGTGCCGTCTGGTCCTGCGACCCCGCCACGGCGCTGGCGTACCCGGCCCGCTACCTGTTCACTTTCCTCGCCCACCACGGGTTGCTCGGAGTGTCAGGCTCACCCCAGTGGCGGACGGTCAAGGGAGGTTCCCGCACCTACGTGGACAAGCTGGCCGCGGCGCTGACGGACATCCGGCTGTCCAGCCCGGTCGCCTCGGTGCGGCGCCACGGCGACGGCGTCGAGCTGACTACCGCGCAGGGCACGGAAAACTTCGACGCCGTCGTGATTGCCACCCACCCGGCCCAGGCGCTGGGCATGCTCGCCGATGCCTCATCAGCCGAGCGCGAGGCACTCGCCGGCATGCCCTACTCGGTGAACCAGACACTGTTCCACCGCGACGAAGCCGTCCTGCCGCGCATCGCAAACGCACAGGCGTCCTGGAACTACCGGCTGCCGTCCTGCGACGCACGTCCTGACAAAGTGCTGGTCAGCTACGACATGACGCGCCTGCAGCGACTCGAACCTGCCGACGGCGGACGCTACATCGTGAGCCTCGGTGAGTCCGAACTCATCGCCGACGGGACGGTGCTGGACCGGATGGTCTACGAGCACCCGCAGTACACGCCCGATTCGCTCCGGGCACAGCAACAGATCCTGACCCTGGGGGACGAACGCCTGGCCTTCGCCGGCGCCTACCACGGCTGGGGCTTCCACGAGGACGGGGCCCTCTCCGGCGTCAAAGCGGCTGCCCGGCTTGGCCGGAACTGGGAGGAGCAGCCGGTGTCCGATCCCGGCCTGGAGAGCGTCGCCGCGGAGGTCGCCTGA